Proteins found in one Haloferax litoreum genomic segment:
- a CDS encoding long-chain-fatty-acid--CoA ligase has translation MHRELLATEFLDRARRYYGEMEAVVATTGERFTYDELGERVDRLSAALQARGIEKGDRVAVIDPNTHYHLESAYATIQLGAIHTPLNYRLTPSELDYIANDCGAKAVVADYEYAEKIAAIRDDIPAEIFITNDAEAVEGDWEDFDSVVADADPNAYTRPEMAEDDVAAINYTSGTTGDPKGVVMTHRAEAIHTYLSAAHQEIRDDDVYLWTLPMFHANGWGHIFSITGMGATHVCTRGIDAGDIFETVVDEDVSYMCCAPTVMNMLIDYYRDHEPQTLGDTPLRIASGGAAPPEATMRTLEDEFGWHFKQMYGLTETGPLIVSSDFRRFYDEDSDSRFAVKKKTGIGFMGCEVRVVDEDGEFVPHDGQSIGEVVVRGNMILEEYWNKPEETHEVFNDRREGWFHTGDLATVDEQGFLTIQDRKKDIIISGGENISSLELEDVLHDHPAVSEVAIVPIPSEKWGESPKAYVLPTNGDSQDPGVTADELESFMRESLAGYKVVKEVEFVETLPTTATGKVQKYELRKREWDAEDRMVGEG, from the coding sequence CGCGGCACTGCAGGCGCGCGGCATCGAGAAGGGTGACCGCGTCGCCGTCATCGACCCGAACACGCACTACCACCTCGAATCGGCGTACGCGACGATTCAACTCGGCGCGATTCACACGCCGCTGAACTACCGACTGACACCGAGCGAACTCGACTACATCGCGAACGACTGCGGCGCGAAAGCCGTCGTCGCCGACTACGAGTACGCCGAGAAGATAGCGGCCATCCGCGACGACATTCCAGCGGAGATATTCATCACCAACGACGCCGAGGCAGTCGAAGGCGACTGGGAAGACTTCGATTCGGTCGTGGCCGACGCCGACCCGAACGCGTACACACGCCCCGAGATGGCCGAAGACGACGTCGCGGCCATCAACTACACCTCGGGGACGACGGGTGACCCGAAGGGCGTGGTGATGACCCACCGGGCCGAGGCCATCCACACCTACCTCTCCGCGGCCCACCAGGAGATACGCGACGACGACGTGTACCTCTGGACGCTCCCGATGTTCCACGCGAACGGGTGGGGCCACATCTTCTCTATCACCGGCATGGGTGCGACACACGTCTGTACCCGCGGCATCGACGCCGGCGACATCTTCGAGACAGTCGTCGACGAGGACGTGTCGTACATGTGCTGCGCGCCGACGGTGATGAACATGCTCATCGACTACTATCGGGACCACGAACCGCAGACGCTCGGCGACACCCCACTTCGCATCGCGTCGGGTGGGGCGGCCCCGCCCGAAGCGACGATGCGGACGCTCGAAGACGAGTTCGGGTGGCACTTCAAACAGATGTACGGACTCACCGAGACGGGGCCACTCATCGTCTCGTCGGACTTCCGTCGGTTCTACGACGAAGACAGCGACTCGCGCTTCGCCGTCAAGAAGAAGACCGGAATCGGGTTCATGGGCTGTGAAGTGCGTGTCGTCGACGAGGACGGCGAGTTCGTCCCCCACGACGGCCAGTCTATCGGCGAAGTCGTCGTCCGCGGGAACATGATTCTCGAAGAGTATTGGAACAAGCCCGAAGAGACGCACGAGGTGTTCAACGACCGGCGCGAGGGCTGGTTCCACACGGGTGACCTCGCGACAGTCGACGAACAGGGGTTCTTGACCATTCAAGACCGCAAGAAGGACATCATCATCTCCGGCGGGGAGAACATCTCCAGCCTCGAACTCGAAGACGTGCTCCACGACCACCCGGCCGTCTCGGAAGTCGCTATCGTCCCGATACCGAGCGAAAAGTGGGGTGAGTCGCCGAAGGCGTACGTCCTCCCCACGAACGGCGATTCACAGGACCCGGGCGTGACCGCCGACGAACTTGAGTCGTTCATGCGCGAATCGCTCGCGGGTTACAAGGTAGTCAAAGAAGTCGAGTTCGTGGAGACGTTGCCGACGACTGCGACCGGCAAAGTCCAGAAGTACGAACTCCGAAAGCGCGAGTGGGACGCAGAAGACCGGATGGTCGGCGAAGGGTAA
- a CDS encoding GNAT family N-acetyltransferase, translated as MDVTAGEGDGDGTFWDPSDCTGTPYCPPRCPRFVDKFGEGLVIRPYEEHDWDALNEMYRDYAREHRSMGLPPVGDVYIADWLTGLVDHGRNFVAVDGDRIVGHITYVPREGPEPELAVFVHQDSHNRGIGTELCRHVIADAATAGLDALILHVAKENRRAIHVYLGLGFEVVASESTDTKMRLDLDQSVLAKTRTTPDAGERPGVRGVGQ; from the coding sequence ATGGACGTCACTGCAGGCGAGGGCGACGGAGACGGCACCTTCTGGGACCCGAGTGACTGCACTGGAACGCCCTACTGTCCACCGCGGTGTCCGCGCTTCGTCGACAAGTTCGGTGAGGGCCTCGTCATCCGTCCGTACGAGGAACACGACTGGGACGCGCTCAACGAGATGTACCGCGATTACGCGCGGGAACATCGGTCGATGGGCCTGCCACCAGTCGGTGACGTCTACATCGCCGACTGGCTTACGGGCCTCGTCGACCACGGGCGCAACTTCGTCGCCGTCGACGGCGACCGAATCGTCGGCCACATCACCTACGTGCCACGAGAAGGACCCGAACCCGAACTCGCCGTATTCGTCCACCAGGACAGCCACAACCGCGGCATCGGGACCGAACTCTGCCGCCACGTCATCGCCGACGCCGCCACTGCGGGTCTCGATGCACTGATTCTCCACGTCGCCAAGGAGAACCGTCGCGCGATTCACGTCTACCTCGGACTCGGTTTCGAGGTTGTCGCGTCCGAGAGTACGGACACGAAGATGCGACTGGACCTCGACCAGTCGGTCCTCGCGAAGACCCGAACCACACCCGACGCCGGCGAACGCCCCGGCGTGAGAGGCGTCGGGCAGTAG